One part of the Pseudopipra pipra isolate bDixPip1 chromosome 3, bDixPip1.hap1, whole genome shotgun sequence genome encodes these proteins:
- the NUP133 gene encoding nuclear pore complex protein Nup133, whose product MFPSAPASPRTPGGSARRTLGSAAPSPLSRPGGRKNMPVVAAAASPVLFSPAARRSGSLSARATPTRVIQLPTATETINYDVQAFGSSLPVKVMEALKKADADDQLSVQVDESGWAWLVHKERLIIWKIGQSAVAKLSLCKELQLPPSDFPWSSSLAAISCLNSSGEAPSLQSLAIMVATSEGSVRYWPNLAHEGSYTDTFTDFGGSLCSFLTAVKGGSFILSSSRGQLVRLIPDSSGKIQQHALPHGQGVFSGIGRKVSSLLGILSPGNDALISSVLWDRERSSFYMLTSSNLNKWEIDDSSERYILSWDISRILKEHITDAIWGSESNYEDIKGGVNIQYMDLQQNRYGLVILAAAWHPGDRPCLVYYTLITVEDKGYQMSDDVVVEVTQYNPSFQSEDEVLCCLVVPDYFSHAAYLYKEDEVFACSTGTGRISLPQEKIIFGIQGDSILGAGSCNSLPIFFAKKSGLLAILSRENISVLPEDLEDALSSSIAGPRSESPAFDSTSRLEVIAQEDKTKLLKAAFLQYCRKDIVNAQSMVVEVFPSNADLESDTELDRAVTQISVDLMDDYPASDPRWAESLPEEAAGFSNTSLILLHQLEDKTKAHSFFIEFLHQVGVFERLGSFPVRGMPMATRLLLCEHAEKLAAAIVLKNHHSRLPDLVNAAILIALNKRECDVPPSLTPADVFFREVSQIDSIFECLLEEEEQILKDMPMESIEWAQIVVNVNNIIKDMLQAACQYRQSRASSYKTGELPEREPEYIPWTASSGVRAAVTRQHGIILKVVYPQVDSNLRSVVAEQLVALLDCFLDGYISQLKSVDRLADQERYSNLEMEYVQKRSELLSPLLSLGQYQMAAALAEKYCDFDILVQMCEQTDNQARLQRYMTQFADQNFSDFLFRWYLEKGKRGKLLSQPIAQHGQLASFLQAHEHLSWLHEINSQDLQKAHRTLQTLANMETRYFAKKKTLLGLSKLAALASDFSEDILQEKIEEIAEQERFLLHQETLPEQLLAEKQLNLNDMPVLSASQLIDMYICDENRRANEYDFKKALDLLEYIDEEEEVDVNDLKLKILCKALQRDGWSCSDGRDDPIEASKDSIFVKILQKLLKEGVQLSEYLPEVKDLLQANELGNLKYNAYFEFVLKANYELYVQGQA is encoded by the exons ATGTTCCCGTCGGCTCCCGCCTCGCCGCGGACCCCCGGCGGGTCAGCCCGCAGGACCCTGGGCAGCGCCGCCCCCAGCCCTCTGTCCCGGCCGGGCGGCAGGAAGAACATGCCCGTCGTGgcggccgccgcctccccgGTGCTGTTCTCGCCGGCGGCGCGGAGGAGCGGCTCCCTCTCGGCACG AGCAACTCCTACCAGAGTTATCCAGCTTCCTACAGCAACTGAGACTATTAATTACGATGTTCAGGCTTTTGGATCCTCTCTGCCTGTTAAGGTTATGGAAGCCCTGAAGAAGGCTGATg cTGATGACCAGCTGAGTGTTCAGGTGGATGAAAGTGGATGGGCCTGGCTAGTCCATAAAGAGAGGCTGATTATTTGGAAGATTGGTCAGTCTGCAGTAGCTAAG tTATCTCTGTgcaaggagctgcagctgccacccAGTGACTTCCCATGGAGTTCTAGTTTAGCAGCTATATCTTGTCTCAATTCCTCGGGTGAAGCACCTTCCCTGCAG TCTCTGGCAATAATGGTTGCTACCAGCGAAGGTTCTGTGCGCTACTGGCCCAATCTTGCACATGAAGGTTCCTATACAGACACTTTTACAGACTTTGGAGGCTCTTTGTGCAGTTTCCTGACAGCAGTAAAG gGAGGAAGCTTTATTTTATCATCTTCCAGAGGTCAACTAGTCCGGTTGATACCTGATAGTTCTGGCAAGATTCAACAGCATGCCCTGCCACACGGTCAGGGTGTGTTTTCTGGAATTGGTAGAAAGGTTTCTTCTCTTCTGGGTATATTGTCTCCTGGAAATGATGCTCTG atttcCAGTGTTCTTTGGGATAGAGAGAGATCAAGCTTTTATATGCTAACAAGTTCAAATCTAAACAAATGGGAGATTGATGATTCATCAGAACGTTATATTCTCAGCTGGGATATCAGCAGGATCCTGAAAGAACATATTACAGATGCAATTTGG GGATCTGAAAGTAACTATGAAGATATCAAAGGAGGAGTAAATATACAATACATGGATTTGCAACAGAATCG TTATGGGCTGGTCATACTTGCTGCAGCATGGCATCCTGGAGATCGTCCATGTCTTGTCTACTACACTCTGATAACAGTAGAAGATAAAGGCTACCAGATGTCTGATGATGTCGTCGTGGAAGTCACACAGTATAATCCATCTTTTCAG TCAGAAGATGAAGTGTTGTGCTGTCTGGTAGTCCCAGATTATTTCAGCCATGCTGCTTACCTTTATAAGGAAGACGAAGTGTTTGCTTGTTCCACTGGAactggaagaatttctttaccaCAGGAGAAAATCATATTTGGCATACAAG GAGATAGCATTTTAGGAGCAGGTTCTTGTAATAGCCTCCCCATCTTCTTTGCCAAAAAAAGTGGACTTCTTGCTATCTTAtctagagaaaatatttctgtgcttcCTGAAGACCTTGAAGATGCCCTGTCCTCTTCTATTGCTGGACCAAGAAGTGAG AGTCCTGCATTTGACAGCACCAGTAGGCTAGAAGTTATAGCTCAAGAAGATAAGACTAAATTactgaaagctgcttttctACAGTACTGCAG gAAAGATATAGTCAATGCACAAAGCATGGTAGTTGAGGTCTTTCCAAGTAATGCGGATCTGGAATCTGATACTGAACTGGATAGGGCAGTGACTCAAATCAGTGTGGACTTAATGGATGACTACCCTGCCTCTGATCCAAGATGGGCTGAATCTCTACCTGAAG aaGCAGCTGGTTTCAGCAACACATCTCTCATTCTCCTTCATCAGCTAGAGGATAAGACAAAAGCACATTCCTTTTTCATTGAGTTTCTTCATCAG gtTGGTGTATTTGAACGTCTGGGCAGTTTTCCAGTGCGAGGGATGCCGATGGCAACTCGACTTCTGCTCTGTGAGCACGCAGAGAAACTGGCAGCAGCTATTGTTCTCAAGAATCACCACTCCAGGCTGCCCGATCTAGTGAATGCTGCTATACTGATCGCATTAAACAAAAGGGAGTGTGATGTTCCACCGAGTCTTACCCCTGCTGATGTGTTCTTTAGAGAG GTGTCCCAGATAGATTCCATCTTTGAATGCTTATTAGAAGAGGAGGAGCAAATCCTGAAAGACATGCCTATGGAATCAATTGAGTGGGCCCAGATAGTTGTAAATGTGAACAACATCATCAAG GACATGCTACAAGCTGCCTGTCAGTATCGTCAGTCTAGAGCCTCTTCATATAAAACAGGAGAGCTTCCAGAAAGAGAACCTGAATATATTCCATGGACAG CATCCAGTGGCGTTCGTGCAGCAGTAACGCGTCAGCACGGAATCATCCTGAAGGTGGTGTATCCCCAGGTGGACAGTAACCTCCGCAGCGTTGTGGCTGAGCAGCTGGTGGCACTACTGGATTGTTTCCTGGATGGCTACATCTCTCAGCTCAAGTCTGTGGATCGCCTGGCTGATCAGGAGCGATACAGCAATCTGGAAATGGAATATGTCCAGAAAAGATCGGAGCTCTTGTCTCCTCTCC TTTCCCTGGGACAGTACCAGATGGCAGCTGCTTTAGCAGAGAAGTACTGCGACTTTGATATCCTGGTGCAGATGTGCGAGCAGACAGACAACCAGGCCAGATTACAACGTTACATGACTCAGTTTGCAGATCAG aatttttcagaTTTCCTGTTTCGCTGGTATCTAGAAAAAGGAAAACGAGGGAAGCTGTTATCTCAGCCTATTGCTCAGCATGGACAGCTGGCCAGTTTCTTGCAAGCTCATGAACATCTGAGCTGGTTACATGAAATCAATAGTCAGGATTTGCAAAAG GCTCACAGAACATTGCAGACTTTAGCAAATATGGAGACAAGATATtttgcaaagaagaaaacacttctTGGCTTGAGCAAATTAGCTGCATTAGCGTCTGACTTTTCAGAAGACATACTGCAAGAGAAAATAGAAG AAATAGCAGAGCAGGAGCGCTTTTTGTTACATCAGGAGACACTTCCCGAACAATTACTGGCAGAGAAACAGCTGAACCTCAATGATATGCCAGTGTTGTCTGCATCTCAGCTCATTGAT ATGTACATATGTGATGAGAACAGAAGAGCCAATGAATATGACTTCAAGAAAGCACTTGATCTGCTGGAATATATTGATGAG GAAGAGGAAGTGGATGTAAATGATCTTAAACTTAAAATTCTCTGTAAGGCTCTCCAAAGAGATGG